DNA from Aliarcobacter skirrowii CCUG 10374:
ACTACAAGCACCTAAGTATCTTATGTATAAATCGTAGTGAGGTGCTGATTCAACCAACTCTAAAACCTCCATATTTCCACCATCCATAATAAGCATTGGTCTTACATCATCATCTAAAACATCTTCTATTAATTTAATTCTCTCATCTTTTGACATTTCAATGAAACTTTTATTCAAATAGCTAGGTTCGTTTGTTTTATCTTCTTCAATTTTTTTTCTTGTTTGTTCTAAAATATCACTTAAATATATCTCTTTTTCTTCAAGACCACCCTCTTTTGCACATGATTTACAAAAAATTCCAGCGTGTGTATATTTTTGTAACTCTTCAATAGTTTTTATATCATGCTCTTTTATTAAATTTACAACTTCACCCAAAGTTGTTCTTGCACAGTCACAAACTATATAATCAGAGCTAAAATCATCAATATTTCTAATATTTGCATTTAAAACAACTTTTTTTAAGACAACAAAATTTAAAAAACCGTTGTGTAGCTCTTGAATATCAATTGCTGGAATTTGTGGTTCATCTCTTAGTGCAAACTCAACATCTGTTTTAAACATATTTGCAACTTTTTCAAGAGTTTTTCCAATACAAAGCTCTATCATCATATCATTTAAAGCAACTATAACTCCAGTTGCAAATGATTTAAATTTTGCGTCAAATACTGTTTTATCTTTTGTAATTGCAAAATATACTCTTAAAGCATCGCTTCCATTTGATTCAAAATCAGCAACAACTAACTTGCATCCAAATTTTATTGCATCCTCTTTTGTAATCTCACCAAAATGCTTTG
Protein-coding regions in this window:
- a CDS encoding NifU family protein: MKNYSKKIEDRINSPKHFGEITKEDAIKFGCKLVVADFESNGSDALRVYFAITKDKTVFDAKFKSFATGVIVALNDMMIELCIGKTLEKVANMFKTDVEFALRDEPQIPAIDIQELHNGFLNFVVLKKVVLNANIRNIDDFSSDYIVCDCARTTLGEVVNLIKEHDIKTIEELQKYTHAGIFCKSCAKEGGLEEKEIYLSDILEQTRKKIEEDKTNEPSYLNKSFIEMSKDERIKLIEDVLDDDVRPMLIMDGGNMEVLELVESAPHYDLYIRYLGACSGCSAGSMGTLYAIESILQSKIDENIRVLPV